Proteins from a single region of Ailuropoda melanoleuca isolate Jingjing chromosome 15, ASM200744v2, whole genome shotgun sequence:
- the ASCL1 gene encoding achaete-scute homolog 1, protein MESSAKMESGGAGQQPQPQPQQPFLPPAACFFATAAAAAAAAAAAAAQSAQQQQQQQQQQAPQLSPAADGQPSGGGHKSASKQVKRQRSSSPELMRCKRRLNFSGFGYSLPQQQPAAVARRNERERNRVKLVNLGFATLREHVPNGAANKKMSKVETLRSAVEYIRALQQLLDEHDAVSAAFQAGVLSPTISPNYSNDLNSMAGSPVSSYSSDEGSYDPLSPEEQELLDFTNWF, encoded by the coding sequence ATGGAGAGCTCTGCCAAGATGGAGAGCGGCGGAGCCGGCCAGCAGCCCCAGCCGCAGCCCCAGCAGCCCTTCCTGCCGCCCGCAGCCTGCTTCTTTGccacggcggcggcggcggcggctgcggcagcggcggcggcggctcagagcgcgcagcagcagcagcagcagcagcagcagcaggcgcCGCAGCTGAGCCCGGCGGCCGACGGCCAGCCCTCAGGGGGCGGTCACAAGTCAGCGTCCAAGCAAGTCAAGAGACAGCGCTCGTCCTCGCCCGAACTGATGCGCTGCAAACGCCGGCTCAACTTCAGCGGCTTCGGCTACAGCCTGCCGCAGCAGCAGCCGGCCGCCGTGGCGCGCCGCAACGAGCGCGAGCGCAACCGCGTCAAGCTGGTCAACCTGGGCTTTGCCACCCTTCGGGAGCACGTCCCCAACGGCGCGGCCAACAAGAAGATGAGCAAGGTGGAGACGCTGCGCTCCGCGGTCGAGTACATACGCGCGCTGCAGCAGCTGCTGGACGAGCACGACGCGGTGAGCGCCGCCTTCCAGGCTGGTGTCCTGTCGCCCACCATCTCCCCCAACTACTCCAACGACTTGAACTCCATGGCCGGCTCGCCGGTCTCCTCCTACTCGTCCGACGAGGGCTCTTACGACCCACTCAGCCCGGAGGAGCAAGAGCTGCTCGACTTCACCAACTGGTTCTGA